One genomic window of Mucilaginibacter sp. SJ includes the following:
- a CDS encoding non-canonical purine NTP diphosphatase encodes MQQLVFATNNRHKLDEVSAKLNGAIQLLTLNDIGCYDDIEETGTTFKANASIKSHHVYAEYKLNCFGDDSGLEIDALNGEPGVYSARYAGVHGNHAANISKVLDNLKGETNRKARFRTVISLIWNGEEHFFEGIAEGSIRQGLSGSGGFGYDPIFEPAGYNITFAEMSMEEKNAISHRAKAMEQLITFLNEAGK; translated from the coding sequence ATGCAGCAATTAGTTTTTGCTACCAATAACCGCCACAAGCTTGATGAGGTTTCGGCCAAGCTCAATGGCGCCATCCAGTTACTAACCCTGAACGACATTGGTTGTTATGATGATATTGAGGAAACAGGTACAACTTTTAAAGCTAATGCTTCCATCAAAAGTCATCATGTGTATGCCGAATATAAACTTAACTGCTTTGGAGATGACAGCGGGCTGGAAATAGATGCACTGAATGGAGAACCGGGTGTTTACTCGGCCAGGTATGCGGGTGTCCATGGCAATCATGCTGCCAACATCAGTAAAGTGCTTGATAATTTGAAAGGCGAAACTAACCGTAAAGCCCGCTTTCGCACGGTAATTTCATTGATATGGAATGGCGAAGAGCATTTTTTTGAAGGCATTGCTGAAGGTAGCATCCGGCAGGGGTTAAGCGGGAGCGGTGGTTTTGGTTACGACCCCATTTTTGAGCCCGCAGGATACAACATTACCTTTGCCGAGATGAGCATGGAGGAAAAAAATGCCATCAGTCACCGGGCAAAAGCGATGGAGCAATTGATTACTTTTTTAAATGAAGCCGGTAAATAA
- a CDS encoding M28 family metallopeptidase has protein sequence MKLKLLFSCLITAGIAVPSFAQEPVDAAMVQKIREEGLNHSKVMETAFYLTDVSGPRLANSPGLKRAQNWAVNQLKTWGMANSKLDAWGKFGKGWEVQKNYAAITVPYYHAIIAIPKAWTPGTNGLIKGEVMIIKADSAAELEQYKGKLAGKIVIFDTKAPTERTWKVDAARYTDEELTEMANAKVTPAGPRRNAVDPNAAQMAAFRKLRAFRTALSQFLIDEKAGLVLSQGRGTDGTVFTTNGASYADTAKAVAPELETSSEDYQRILRLIKGGQPVQLEADIKTQFITDDLQGYDVVAEIPGTDKKLKDQVVMLGGHLDSWHAATGATDNAAGSAVMLEAMRILKAINFKPKRTIRIALWSSEEQGLFGSRGYVANHFGDPKTMELKPEQAKLSAYYNLDNGTGKIRGVYLQGDSAAAPIFKAWLEPFKDLGATTLTIRNTGGTDHLSFDAVGIPGFQFIQDAIDYGSRTHHSNQDTYDRLIEDDLKQAATIVASFVYHTAQRAEMIPRKELPKPQPAR, from the coding sequence ATGAAATTAAAACTACTCTTTTCGTGTTTAATTACGGCCGGTATTGCAGTACCGTCGTTTGCACAGGAACCTGTTGATGCAGCAATGGTTCAAAAAATAAGGGAAGAAGGCCTTAACCATTCAAAGGTAATGGAAACGGCTTTTTATCTTACAGATGTTTCGGGGCCAAGGCTTGCCAACTCTCCCGGCTTAAAGCGCGCCCAAAACTGGGCTGTTAATCAGCTTAAAACCTGGGGTATGGCCAACTCCAAATTGGATGCCTGGGGTAAATTTGGCAAAGGCTGGGAGGTTCAAAAAAACTATGCAGCTATCACAGTGCCCTACTATCATGCTATTATCGCCATCCCTAAAGCATGGACACCCGGTACAAATGGCTTGATCAAAGGCGAAGTGATGATAATCAAAGCCGATTCGGCAGCAGAGCTTGAGCAATATAAAGGTAAGCTGGCCGGCAAGATCGTGATATTTGATACCAAGGCACCAACAGAACGTACCTGGAAAGTGGATGCTGCCCGTTATACAGATGAGGAACTTACCGAAATGGCCAACGCAAAAGTTACGCCTGCCGGTCCACGCAGGAACGCCGTAGACCCTAACGCGGCCCAAATGGCCGCTTTCCGTAAGCTACGCGCTTTCAGGACTGCATTAAGCCAATTTTTGATTGATGAAAAAGCTGGCTTGGTGTTAAGCCAGGGCCGTGGCACCGATGGTACAGTATTTACCACCAACGGCGCTTCATACGCCGATACCGCAAAAGCGGTAGCACCCGAGCTTGAAACCAGCAGCGAAGATTACCAGCGCATTTTGCGCCTTATAAAAGGCGGCCAGCCGGTACAATTGGAAGCTGATATTAAAACCCAATTCATTACCGACGACCTGCAGGGCTATGATGTAGTTGCTGAAATTCCCGGAACGGACAAAAAACTGAAAGACCAGGTAGTAATGCTTGGCGGTCACCTCGATTCATGGCATGCAGCTACCGGTGCTACTGATAATGCAGCGGGCAGCGCGGTAATGCTGGAGGCCATGCGTATTTTAAAAGCGATTAACTTTAAACCCAAACGCACCATTCGCATAGCTTTATGGAGTTCGGAAGAGCAGGGCTTATTTGGTTCGCGCGGATATGTGGCCAATCATTTCGGCGATCCTAAAACGATGGAGCTTAAACCCGAACAAGCAAAGCTTTCGGCCTATTACAACCTTGATAATGGAACCGGCAAGATCCGTGGAGTGTATTTGCAGGGAGATTCGGCAGCGGCACCTATCTTTAAAGCCTGGCTTGAACCGTTTAAAGATCTTGGCGCCACCACGCTTACCATTCGTAATACCGGCGGTACGGATCATCTTTCATTTGACGCGGTTGGTATTCCGGGCTTCCAGTTTATCCAGGATGCTATTGATTACGGTTCACGTACCCATCATAGTAATCAGGACACTTACGATCGTCTTATTGAAGACGACCTGAAACAAGCCGCTACCATTGTTGCTTCATTTGTTTACCATACGGCACAACGTGCCGAAATGATCCCGCGCAAGGAGTTGCCAAAGCCACAACCGGCAAGGTAA
- a CDS encoding RNA polymerase sigma factor has translation MSLFIKPQKPGKSTDEELLSDYRTSGNLTVLGSLYERYMPLVYGVCLKYLKDEELAKDAVMGIFEELVDKVKMHEINQFRSWVYVLGRNYCLMQLRSGKKVELVNLDEVVEFTPFLHPDDNNREEALKALERCIAGLTGGQKQSIDLFYLKEKCYKEIAGITGYTLNEVKSYIQNGKRNLKICLERNSA, from the coding sequence ATGAGCCTATTTATAAAACCCCAAAAACCAGGGAAATCAACAGACGAAGAACTACTTAGTGATTATCGTACAAGCGGTAACCTAACAGTTTTGGGCAGCTTATATGAAAGATATATGCCCCTCGTTTATGGCGTTTGCCTTAAATATCTGAAAGATGAAGAACTGGCCAAAGACGCGGTAATGGGCATTTTTGAGGAGCTGGTTGATAAGGTTAAAATGCATGAGATTAACCAGTTCAGGAGTTGGGTGTATGTACTTGGGCGCAATTATTGCTTGATGCAGTTACGGAGCGGTAAAAAGGTGGAGTTGGTTAATTTAGATGAAGTTGTGGAATTTACCCCCTTTTTGCATCCTGATGATAATAACAGGGAGGAGGCTTTGAAAGCGTTGGAACGCTGCATAGCAGGGCTTACCGGCGGACAAAAACAAAGTATCGACCTGTTTTATTTAAAAGAGAAGTGTTATAAAGAAATTGCCGGGATAACAGGATATACTTTAAATGAGGTAAAGAGTTATATCCAGAACGGTAAGAGGAATTTGAAAATTTGCCTCGAACGGAACAGTGCATAG
- a CDS encoding carboxypeptidase-like regulatory domain-containing protein, with translation MHSKKANILQIQKYLNGELDARAMHKLEMEALNDPFLMDALEGYENVGTSQQLNLADLSSRLRQRTGENKGRVIPWTVWPIAASVLIALSLGGLYLNRSPKAELQGNNIAGNKNSTPPMAVAADTVKTGDTVKKANTNTPIQAPSVAVNKKSRRAKQSANALYQQEISAGDNKTASNDVPSPVGSNPLAEPATPPAATKDKVVLKEEGNLSERIVAGYTAPIAKKDTVSPDVIALRANTTVAKSKAPLQFKLPGKVDGVTSSPATVFGSNKAAAQSLYIAGTIISRDDGSPLIGAAIRIKGTNRSTVTDVNGKFALSSPGDKATLDVVYIGYEPRQVNATRGDSIKVALKPDSRALGEVVVTKKDDDNGEVSVTAAHPQLGWGSLKKYLQTNAVLPDGTAGTVTVTFTVFPSGITDEFSIKKGLNEAADQKAIELIKNGPSWVGSTNNKPEVVTVKVKFQKQK, from the coding sequence GTGCATAGTAAAAAGGCAAATATACTGCAAATACAGAAGTATCTCAACGGAGAGCTTGATGCCCGTGCTATGCATAAACTGGAGATGGAGGCACTAAACGACCCTTTTTTGATGGATGCATTGGAAGGATATGAAAACGTTGGGACAAGTCAACAATTAAACCTTGCTGACCTTAGTTCAAGACTGCGGCAGCGTACCGGAGAAAATAAAGGCCGTGTAATACCGTGGACCGTTTGGCCCATAGCGGCTTCGGTTTTAATAGCATTAAGTTTGGGAGGCCTTTATCTTAACAGATCTCCTAAAGCTGAGCTGCAAGGTAATAACATTGCAGGAAACAAAAATTCGACCCCGCCCATGGCAGTTGCCGCCGATACCGTAAAGACCGGCGATACGGTTAAAAAAGCGAATACCAATACGCCCATACAGGCCCCATCAGTTGCAGTAAATAAAAAATCAAGACGGGCAAAGCAATCGGCTAATGCGCTTTATCAGCAGGAAATCTCCGCTGGCGACAATAAAACAGCTTCGAATGATGTTCCGTCTCCTGTGGGCAGCAATCCTTTAGCAGAGCCGGCAACTCCGCCCGCTGCTACTAAAGATAAAGTTGTTTTGAAAGAAGAAGGCAATTTAAGTGAGCGGATAGTAGCGGGATACACAGCTCCAATTGCCAAAAAAGATACAGTAAGCCCGGATGTGATAGCATTAAGAGCGAATACTACCGTAGCTAAATCAAAAGCCCCGCTGCAATTTAAATTACCCGGAAAGGTTGACGGCGTTACATCTTCACCAGCAACTGTTTTTGGCAGCAATAAAGCGGCGGCACAATCATTATACATTGCCGGCACTATTATTTCGAGAGATGACGGCTCGCCTTTAATTGGTGCGGCTATCAGGATCAAAGGCACCAACCGGAGCACGGTAACTGACGTTAACGGAAAATTCGCGCTAAGCTCTCCGGGGGATAAGGCTACGCTTGATGTGGTTTATATAGGTTACGAGCCGAGGCAGGTTAACGCCACACGCGGCGATAGTATTAAAGTGGCGCTTAAGCCCGATTCGAGGGCTCTTGGCGAGGTAGTTGTAACTAAAAAAGACGACGACAACGGTGAGGTAAGTGTAACTGCGGCACATCCGCAACTGGGCTGGGGCAGCCTGAAAAAATATTTACAAACCAATGCTGTACTGCCTGATGGTACTGCCGGCACGGTAACCGTAACATTTACTGTATTCCCGAGCGGCATCACAGATGAGTTTAGTATTAAAAAAGGCCTGAATGAAGCGGCTGATCAAAAAGCCATAGAGCTTATTAAAAATGGTCCCTCATGGGTTGGCAGCACTAATAATAAACCCGAGGTTGTTACCGTAAAGGTTAAATTCCAAAAGCAAAAATAA
- a CDS encoding DUF4197 domain-containing protein: MKTRLLIIPILIALITLTSCDTLNQVANATIQNQGTPTSLEIGNGLKQALEIGTGKSSDQLSAVNGFFGNAAIKILFPPEAQKAEKTLRGLGLNSLCDNVILSLNRAAEDAAKQAKPIFVDAIKQMTLQDVTNILLGSQDAATQYFKRTTTAKLSLQFKPVIQGSLNKVNATKYYTDAAQAYNKVPFVSKLNPDISDYVTQKAIDGLFVEIAKEELNIRQNLGARTTPLLQKVFAFADRKKTTGQ; encoded by the coding sequence ATGAAAACAAGACTACTCATTATCCCCATCCTAATAGCTTTAATTACATTAACCAGCTGTGATACGCTAAACCAGGTAGCTAACGCTACTATTCAAAACCAGGGAACACCAACGTCGCTTGAAATAGGCAACGGGTTAAAACAGGCCCTTGAAATAGGCACCGGTAAAAGCTCGGACCAACTATCGGCAGTTAACGGATTTTTTGGCAATGCCGCTATCAAGATCCTTTTTCCGCCCGAAGCGCAAAAGGCTGAGAAAACCTTACGCGGGCTTGGTCTGAACAGCCTTTGTGATAATGTGATCCTTTCGCTTAACCGCGCAGCCGAAGATGCTGCAAAACAGGCAAAACCTATTTTTGTTGATGCTATTAAGCAAATGACCCTGCAGGATGTTACCAATATTTTATTGGGCAGCCAGGATGCGGCAACACAATATTTTAAACGTACCACTACCGCGAAATTAAGCCTGCAGTTTAAACCTGTTATCCAGGGTAGCTTAAACAAAGTAAATGCTACCAAATACTATACTGATGCAGCCCAGGCTTACAACAAGGTTCCGTTTGTATCAAAGCTCAATCCTGATATCAGCGATTATGTGACCCAAAAGGCCATCGACGGCTTATTTGTGGAGATAGCCAAAGAAGAGCTTAACATTCGTCAAAATCTTGGCGCGCGTACAACGCCTTTATTGCAAAAAGTATTCGCTTTTGCTGACAGGAAAAAAACTACCGGACAATAA
- a CDS encoding inorganic phosphate transporter, producing the protein MVTSLLVVIVVLALLFDYTNGFHDAANSIATIVSTKVLTPFQAVLMAAVFNFAAYFFIKDHKVANTVSKIVLEHYVTLHVILAGLVAAITWNLFTWWFGIPSSSSHTLIGGFAGAGMTNALYMGANALQAVEMQYVLKIIAYIVLAPFIGLIIAYVVTILILHLCKAARPATAERWFKRMQLVSSAALSFAHGGNDAQKVMGILYVSLIASKVIKPGSVMPEWIPLACYSAIAAGTMSGGWKIVKTMGSKITKVTPLEGVSAETAGAITLFITERFGIPVSTTHTITGSIIGVGLTKRVSAVRWGVTINLVWAWIITIPISALIAAGVFALLHFFA; encoded by the coding sequence ATGGTTACTTCCCTACTTGTAGTTATTGTTGTACTCGCCCTGTTGTTTGATTACACCAATGGCTTTCATGATGCCGCAAACTCTATAGCTACCATCGTATCTACCAAAGTATTAACACCGTTTCAGGCTGTGTTAATGGCTGCGGTTTTCAACTTTGCAGCTTACTTTTTTATAAAAGATCATAAGGTGGCCAATACGGTATCTAAAATCGTATTAGAGCACTATGTTACCCTGCACGTGATCCTGGCAGGCTTAGTAGCCGCCATCACCTGGAACCTGTTTACATGGTGGTTCGGCATCCCTTCAAGCTCGTCGCATACCCTTATAGGTGGCTTTGCCGGCGCAGGTATGACTAATGCGCTTTACATGGGAGCAAATGCCCTTCAGGCTGTCGAAATGCAATATGTGCTTAAAATTATTGCCTACATCGTACTGGCCCCTTTTATTGGCTTAATTATAGCTTATGTGGTAACCATATTGATATTACACTTATGCAAAGCTGCCAGACCAGCCACTGCCGAACGCTGGTTTAAGCGTATGCAGCTGGTTTCATCCGCGGCGTTAAGTTTTGCCCACGGCGGTAACGATGCTCAAAAGGTAATGGGGATCCTGTATGTAAGCCTTATCGCTTCAAAGGTGATAAAGCCAGGCTCGGTAATGCCTGAGTGGATCCCGTTAGCTTGCTACTCAGCTATTGCTGCCGGTACCATGTCGGGCGGTTGGAAAATCGTTAAAACCATGGGCTCAAAAATAACCAAGGTAACCCCGCTTGAAGGCGTAAGCGCCGAAACTGCTGGTGCTATTACATTATTTATTACCGAGCGCTTCGGCATCCCGGTTTCAACAACACATACTATCACCGGCTCAATTATAGGTGTGGGTTTAACCAAACGTGTATCGGCCGTGCGCTGGGGCGTAACCATTAACCTGGTTTGGGCGTGGATCATTACCATACCTATTTCGGCCCTGATTGCCGCCGGTGTATTTGCATTATTACATTTTTTTGCATAA
- a CDS encoding DUF47 domain-containing protein — MSLNSIFQYFVPKDKKIFFPLFEQAAANVVAMATILVEAVNSNNPATREDLYKQIDKLENKGDEYTHQIYLELGKNFITPFDREDIHALATAIDDVADYIQGAANRMSLYRIDDLNEHIRKLSDLILQASIDLEKAVKELKDLRNVRNIADSCIRINSVENQADYVFDRAVADLFLYEKDAIRLIKYKEILAALETATDMCEDAANVMESILVKNA; from the coding sequence ATGTCGCTAAACAGTATATTCCAGTATTTTGTACCCAAGGATAAAAAAATATTCTTCCCACTGTTTGAACAAGCCGCGGCCAATGTTGTAGCCATGGCTACCATACTGGTTGAAGCAGTTAACTCAAACAACCCTGCAACCCGCGAGGATTTATACAAACAGATTGACAAGCTTGAGAACAAAGGCGACGAATATACTCACCAGATTTACCTGGAGCTTGGCAAAAATTTCATCACACCTTTTGATCGTGAAGATATCCACGCCCTTGCAACAGCCATTGATGATGTGGCTGATTATATCCAGGGTGCGGCAAACCGCATGAGCCTGTACAGGATAGATGATTTGAATGAGCATATCCGTAAACTATCTGACCTGATACTGCAGGCCAGTATTGATTTGGAAAAAGCTGTAAAAGAACTGAAAGACCTTAGGAACGTACGTAATATAGCCGATTCATGCATCAGGATAAACAGTGTTGAAAACCAGGCTGATTATGTTTTTGACCGCGCTGTAGCCGACTTGTTCCTGTATGAAAAGGATGCTATCCGCCTGATTAAATACAAAGAAATATTAGCCGCCCTTGAAACCGCTACCGATATGTGCGAAGACGCAGCTAATGTTATGGAGTCAATCTTAGTTAAAAACGCTTAA
- a CDS encoding sensor histidine kinase codes for MNLRVLVLTTSLGVAITLSAVNFYFQHKWYDVMVTFSVALGVSYFVFYYLIEKYIYSRIKLIYKLIHNLKLGRDLRDALGEHVSANPIADVEQEVKEWAKQKKTEIDELRKQEKFRRDFLSNISHEFKTPLFAIQGYIEALQDDDFDDKEMARQFLEKASKNVDRLSYLIKDLDEISKLESGEMPINYTKFKINDLIKEVFESLEIKGKQYHIKLIFKQKYDEPIVVNADREKIRQVLVNLIDNSFKYGKEEGSTSVSLFVLHDQVLVEVTDDGIGIEEKFLPRLFERFFRTDSSRSRQIGGSGLGLAIVKHIIEAHQQTINVRSTEGLGSTFGFTLARAKQTIPFPNLPVLKS; via the coding sequence ATGAATTTGCGTGTACTGGTTTTAACAACCTCGCTTGGCGTGGCAATTACGCTCTCGGCCGTTAACTTTTATTTTCAGCATAAATGGTACGATGTAATGGTTACTTTCTCGGTGGCCCTTGGTGTAAGTTACTTCGTTTTTTACTACCTCATCGAAAAATACATCTACTCCCGTATCAAGTTAATTTATAAACTGATCCATAACCTGAAATTAGGCCGCGACCTGAGGGATGCCCTTGGCGAACACGTAAGCGCCAACCCCATTGCCGATGTAGAGCAGGAGGTAAAGGAATGGGCCAAACAGAAAAAGACCGAGATAGACGAGCTACGCAAACAGGAAAAATTTCGCCGTGACTTTTTATCCAATATCTCGCACGAGTTTAAAACCCCGCTATTTGCTATCCAGGGTTACATTGAAGCCTTGCAGGATGATGATTTTGACGACAAGGAAATGGCCCGCCAGTTTTTGGAAAAAGCTTCAAAAAATGTTGACCGGCTAAGTTACCTGATCAAAGACCTTGATGAAATTTCCAAACTTGAATCGGGCGAGATGCCTATTAATTACACCAAATTCAAAATCAACGACCTGATCAAAGAGGTTTTTGAATCATTGGAGATCAAAGGCAAGCAGTACCACATCAAACTTATATTTAAGCAAAAGTATGATGAGCCTATTGTGGTAAATGCCGACAGGGAAAAAATAAGACAGGTGCTCGTGAACCTGATAGATAATTCGTTTAAGTACGGTAAAGAGGAAGGCAGCACTTCGGTAAGCCTTTTTGTACTGCATGACCAGGTTTTGGTTGAAGTTACCGATGATGGCATAGGTATTGAGGAGAAATTTTTACCAAGACTATTTGAGCGTTTTTTCCGTACAGACAGCAGCCGATCAAGGCAAATTGGTGGCTCCGGGCTGGGGCTTGCTATTGTAAAGCATATTATTGAAGCCCACCAGCAAACTATCAATGTGCGCAGTACAGAAGGGCTTGGCTCAACGTTTGGTTTTACATTAGCAAGGGCTAAGCAAACCATTCCTTTCCCGAATTTACCCGTGTTAAAAAGTTAA
- a CDS encoding methyltransferase domain-containing protein — protein MPNLSYRTDTPEIMDDFDLPSAEINPVLEGLGKMNALFGGHKSIIGSLKKLPIYNGCLVSDWGCGGGDTLIAIARWAESKQIDLNLNGVDAAPAAVNYARQQAMDYSNINFTQADVIDEAYLIKPADVIICSLFTHHFDDDRWIKLIKNMQASAQKGIIITDLHRHWLLYHAIVFITHVFTRSAMAQNDGPLSVKRGFKRHELLALLKKAQIDNFKLTWRWPFRWELIIYKS, from the coding sequence ATGCCCAATTTAAGTTACCGTACAGATACCCCGGAGATCATGGATGATTTCGATCTGCCATCGGCCGAAATAAACCCAGTGCTTGAAGGTTTGGGAAAGATGAACGCCCTGTTTGGTGGTCATAAAAGCATCATCGGCTCCTTAAAAAAGCTTCCCATTTACAATGGTTGTTTGGTAAGTGATTGGGGCTGCGGCGGGGGGGACACCCTGATAGCTATTGCCAGATGGGCCGAAAGCAAACAGATCGATCTTAACTTAAACGGCGTTGATGCTGCTCCGGCTGCAGTTAATTATGCCAGGCAACAGGCGATGGATTATAGCAATATTAACTTTACCCAAGCCGATGTTATTGACGAAGCATATCTCATTAAACCGGCGGATGTGATCATTTGCAGCCTGTTCACGCACCATTTTGATGATGACCGCTGGATTAAGCTCATCAAAAACATGCAAGCTTCGGCACAAAAAGGAATTATCATTACCGACCTGCACCGTCACTGGCTTTTATATCATGCCATAGTGTTTATAACCCATGTTTTTACCCGTAGTGCCATGGCCCAAAATGATGGTCCGCTTTCGGTTAAGCGTGGTTTTAAAAGGCACGAATTGTTGGCATTATTGAAAAAAGCACAAATTGATAACTTTAAATTAACATGGCGCTGGCCTTTCAGATGGGAGTTAATCATCTATAAATCGTAG
- a CDS encoding NAD(P)/FAD-dependent oxidoreductase, translated as MSDVIVIGGGLAGLFNAILLNRTGLKVTVVEKKTYPMHRVCGEYISNEVIPFLSSLGIDLEELNVARINRLEVTAASGTKLSQKLDLGGFGLSRFTFDNFLYKKALAEGVDILTGTRVEDIRFAGEKFEVVTPGETLTAPLAIGSFGKRSNLDQKLKRPFFYKRSPYLAVKFHLQMDFPTDLIQLNNYKDGYCGVSKTDGDRYCMCYMAHRDDLRKYGTLQALEENVIRRNPYLDEIFRNARFLLDKPEVINEISFEKKAPVDNHILMSGDTAGMIAPLCGNGMTMAIHSAKILSEKIITHYKPGSFNPEKRANLEQDYTNSWNKQFAQRLWVGRQLQRLFGNDNMTALTLNTLNHLPSVAQYLISKTHGQPFG; from the coding sequence ATGAGCGATGTAATTGTAATTGGAGGAGGCCTGGCCGGATTGTTCAATGCCATATTGCTGAATCGTACCGGGCTTAAAGTTACAGTTGTCGAAAAAAAGACCTATCCCATGCACCGCGTTTGCGGTGAATATATCTCGAACGAGGTTATCCCTTTTTTGTCGTCGTTGGGCATCGACCTTGAAGAACTAAACGTTGCCCGGATCAACCGGTTAGAGGTAACAGCAGCATCCGGTACCAAACTTTCGCAAAAGCTTGACTTGGGCGGTTTTGGTTTAAGCAGGTTTACTTTCGATAATTTCCTGTACAAAAAAGCCCTTGCCGAAGGGGTTGATATTTTAACCGGCACACGGGTGGAGGATATTCGTTTTGCTGGCGAAAAATTTGAAGTGGTAACTCCCGGCGAAACATTAACAGCCCCGTTGGCTATCGGCTCGTTCGGTAAACGCTCCAATCTCGATCAAAAACTTAAACGACCGTTTTTTTATAAACGCAGCCCATACCTGGCAGTAAAATTCCATTTACAGATGGATTTCCCTACCGATCTCATCCAGCTTAATAATTACAAAGACGGCTATTGCGGGGTAAGCAAAACCGATGGAGACAGGTATTGCATGTGCTATATGGCCCATCGCGATGACCTCCGAAAGTATGGTACTTTACAGGCCCTGGAAGAGAACGTGATCCGCAGGAACCCTTACCTCGATGAGATCTTTCGTAACGCCAGGTTTTTACTGGATAAACCGGAGGTGATCAACGAGATCTCCTTTGAGAAAAAGGCGCCTGTTGATAACCACATCCTGATGAGCGGAGACACCGCCGGGATGATAGCCCCGCTTTGCGGTAACGGCATGACCATGGCCATCCATTCGGCCAAGATCCTTTCCGAAAAAATTATTACACACTATAAGCCGGGCAGTTTTAATCCGGAAAAGCGCGCCAACCTTGAGCAGGACTATACCAATAGCTGGAACAAACAATTTGCCCAAAGGCTTTGGGTTGGCAGGCAGTTGCAGCGTTTGTTTGGCAACGATAATATGACGGCCCTTACTTTAAATACGCTCAATCACCTGCCTTCTGTAGCACAATACCTGATAAGTAAAACTCACGGCCAACCATTTGGATAG
- a CDS encoding type III polyketide synthase, with amino-acid sequence MESCISAIGIANPVNRIAQQDIYHFMANAFGLDATNAARLKGIYDHSGIDYRYSVIPDFGNRDPADFTFFEQSAGLEPFPDTQKRLKLYEKEAIAIAVNAAKNCLQKFGDNITGSITHLVTISCTGMHAPGIDIELVDRLQLNRDTERTCINFMGCYGAINGLKVADYICRADAGAKVLVVSVELCTLHFQKVNTLDNWVANSLFSDGAAAVLVENTTNRLGSGNCLLLKNFYSEFVTEARNEIGWYVGNTGFEMKLTSRVSKQIKKHIKALTQRFLQKAKTEMDDITAYAVHPGGRTILEAVEEALELPEESNAFAYQILQEYGNMSSATILFVLDKMLKAGNLVDQKILSFAFGPGLTVEGMILEMH; translated from the coding sequence ATGGAGAGTTGCATCAGTGCTATCGGGATAGCAAATCCCGTCAATCGAATTGCCCAGCAAGATATTTACCATTTTATGGCGAACGCCTTTGGGCTGGATGCAACTAATGCCGCACGGCTGAAAGGAATTTATGACCATTCGGGGATTGATTACCGCTATTCGGTGATCCCCGATTTTGGCAACCGCGATCCTGCCGATTTCACTTTTTTTGAACAGTCAGCAGGGCTCGAACCATTCCCTGACACACAGAAAAGGTTAAAGCTTTACGAAAAGGAAGCCATCGCCATTGCTGTAAATGCCGCAAAAAACTGTCTTCAAAAATTTGGAGATAATATTACCGGCAGCATCACACACCTGGTAACCATTAGCTGTACGGGTATGCATGCGCCCGGGATTGATATCGAACTTGTCGACCGGCTGCAGCTGAACCGCGATACTGAACGTACCTGCATCAACTTTATGGGCTGCTACGGCGCCATAAACGGCCTCAAAGTGGCCGATTATATCTGCCGGGCCGATGCCGGCGCTAAAGTGCTTGTTGTGAGTGTAGAGCTTTGCACATTGCACTTTCAAAAAGTGAATACGCTGGATAACTGGGTTGCTAATTCGCTATTTTCAGATGGGGCTGCTGCCGTTTTGGTCGAAAATACGACTAACCGTTTAGGCAGTGGCAATTGCCTTTTACTCAAAAACTTCTATTCGGAATTTGTTACCGAGGCGCGCAATGAGATCGGTTGGTATGTAGGCAACACCGGTTTTGAAATGAAACTTACCTCCAGGGTATCCAAACAAATCAAAAAACATATCAAAGCACTTACCCAACGCTTTCTACAAAAGGCCAAAACTGAGATGGATGATATTACCGCTTATGCCGTTCATCCGGGCGGGCGCACAATTTTGGAAGCGGTTGAAGAAGCGTTGGAACTTCCCGAAGAAAGCAATGCCTTTGCCTACCAGATTTTGCAGGAATACGGCAATATGTCGTCGGCTACTATTTTATTTGTGCTGGATAAAATGCTGAAGGCGGGTAATTTGGTTGATCAGAAGATCCTGAGTTTTGCTTTCGGGCCGGGTTTAACCGTTGAGGGGATGATACTTGAAATGCACTAA